Proteins found in one Amycolatopsis umgeniensis genomic segment:
- a CDS encoding FecCD family ABC transporter permease, with translation MNRGIRVTAVFAALIAGVVGISLVSAGSGQFGIPLSQVFDSVLYRLGLAEPGLDPFAEGALWQVRFPRVVMTLLVGGVLGVCGALMQGVFGNPLAEPAVVGVSSGAAVGASLSIVAGWTFFGAFTTPALGFAGGLVTTLLVYALSRSRGRSEVVTLILTGVAVNAVAMAVISFLMFSADQAAREQIVFWQLGSLAGSRWPYVVTVLPLVAVGVVVSIALARKLDLLALGERQARHLGVDVEKLRLGAVVVVALMAAAAVSYSGIIGFVGLIVPHGLRMLLGPGHRVLIPASLFGGALLLAAADLGARTLFTYADLPIGMLTALVGGPFFFWLLLRTRRRSGGWA, from the coding sequence ATGAACCGCGGTATCCGAGTGACGGCGGTCTTCGCCGCGCTGATCGCCGGTGTCGTCGGGATCTCGCTCGTTTCCGCAGGCAGCGGGCAGTTCGGCATCCCGCTGTCACAGGTCTTCGATTCGGTGCTGTACCGGCTCGGGCTCGCGGAACCCGGGCTGGACCCGTTCGCCGAGGGCGCGCTGTGGCAGGTCCGCTTCCCCCGTGTGGTGATGACGCTGCTGGTCGGCGGGGTCCTCGGCGTCTGCGGCGCGTTGATGCAGGGGGTGTTCGGCAATCCGCTCGCCGAACCGGCCGTGGTCGGCGTCTCGTCCGGGGCCGCCGTCGGCGCGAGTCTGTCCATTGTGGCCGGTTGGACCTTCTTCGGTGCCTTCACCACGCCCGCCTTGGGTTTCGCCGGTGGGCTCGTCACGACCCTGCTCGTCTACGCGCTTTCGCGGTCGCGTGGGCGCTCCGAGGTGGTGACGCTGATCCTGACCGGTGTCGCGGTCAACGCGGTCGCGATGGCCGTCATCTCGTTCCTGATGTTCTCCGCCGACCAGGCCGCCCGCGAGCAGATCGTGTTCTGGCAACTGGGTTCGCTGGCCGGTTCGCGCTGGCCGTACGTCGTCACCGTGCTGCCGCTGGTCGCGGTCGGTGTCGTCGTGTCGATCGCGCTGGCTCGGAAACTCGACCTCCTCGCGCTGGGGGAGCGACAGGCCCGGCACCTCGGCGTGGACGTCGAAAAACTGCGGCTCGGCGCTGTCGTGGTCGTCGCGCTGATGGCGGCGGCGGCCGTTTCGTACTCGGGGATCATCGGTTTCGTCGGCCTGATCGTGCCGCACGGGCTGCGGATGCTGCTCGGTCCCGGGCACCGCGTGCTGATCCCGGCGAGCCTCTTCGGCGGCGCGCTGCTGCTCGCCGCGGCGGATCTCGGCGCCAGAACCCTGTTCACCTACGCGGATCTGCCGATCGGCATGCTGACGGCGCTCGTCGGCGGCCCGTTCTTCTTCTGGTTGCTGCTGCGCACCCGGCGTCGCTCGGGAGGCTGGGCATGA
- a CDS encoding heme/hemin ABC transporter substrate-binding protein, with protein MLSRGLLPTVALLLVIVVSGCSTPPLATTKAAGTGADLQPLSQVEPLAEPKTRTGPGTARLARADITGDEPAVRHLPATITDHQGTPVTVTDTSRILAFDMSGTLAATVFGLGLGGNVVGRDVSTGFPSAEKLPLVTMNGHRLNAEAILALRPTVVITDTTLGPWDVVLQLRASGVPVVVVDAKRSMDNVGDIVRQVAAALGVPESGERLATRLAGEVDAKKAEIAKLAPADPARKLRVVFLYMRGQAGVYHLFGKGSGADSLIGALGAVDVATEAGIEGMRPVNPEALAKAKPDVILMMTKGLESVGGVDGALQVPGVAQTPAGQHRRIVDMADSQILSFGPLTAGVLDALARALYAPGDPG; from the coding sequence ATGTTGTCAAGGGGGTTGCTGCCCACGGTCGCTCTGCTCCTCGTCATCGTTGTCAGCGGCTGCTCGACACCGCCCTTGGCGACCACGAAAGCAGCCGGAACCGGTGCCGATCTCCAGCCGCTTTCCCAGGTCGAGCCGTTGGCGGAGCCGAAAACCCGCACCGGACCCGGTACCGCGCGGCTGGCGCGGGCGGATATCACCGGCGACGAACCGGCCGTCCGGCACCTCCCGGCGACGATCACCGATCACCAGGGCACGCCGGTCACGGTGACCGACACCAGCCGGATCCTCGCCTTCGACATGTCCGGCACCCTCGCCGCGACCGTGTTCGGTCTCGGCCTCGGCGGCAACGTCGTCGGCCGGGACGTCTCCACCGGGTTCCCCTCGGCCGAGAAGCTGCCGCTGGTCACCATGAACGGCCATCGGCTCAACGCCGAAGCGATCCTGGCGCTGCGCCCGACCGTGGTGATCACCGACACCACCCTTGGCCCCTGGGACGTCGTGCTCCAGCTGCGCGCGTCCGGTGTGCCCGTGGTCGTCGTGGACGCGAAGCGCTCGATGGACAACGTCGGCGACATCGTGCGCCAGGTCGCCGCCGCGCTGGGCGTGCCGGAGTCCGGCGAACGCCTCGCGACGCGGCTGGCCGGTGAGGTGGACGCCAAGAAGGCGGAGATCGCGAAGCTCGCACCCGCCGATCCGGCGCGCAAACTCCGCGTCGTCTTCCTGTACATGCGCGGTCAGGCCGGGGTGTATCACCTGTTCGGCAAGGGATCCGGCGCCGATTCGCTGATCGGCGCGCTCGGCGCCGTCGACGTCGCCACCGAGGCGGGCATCGAGGGCATGCGCCCGGTCAACCCGGAGGCGCTGGCCAAGGCCAAACCCGACGTGATCCTCATGATGACCAAGGGACTCGAGTCCGTCGGCGGGGTCGACGGCGCGCTCCAGGTGCCCGGGGTGGCGCAGACCCCCGCCGGGCAGCACCGCCGCATCGTCGACATGGCGGACTCGCAGATCCTGAGCTTCGGACCGCTCACCGCCGGCGTGCTCGACGCGCTGGCACGGGCCCTCTACGCGCCGGGCGACCCCGGATGA
- a CDS encoding serine hydrolase domain-containing protein, with translation MFRIAALAALLTLTTVVTAPAAHAATPASAAGVFDEVIPRSLAEHHIPGAAVVVVEGDKTVFSAGYGVSSIDTQAKVDPERTGFLINSVGKSIAATAAMQLVEQGKLALDADVNTYLKSFRLPDTFPGRPVTLFSLLTHTAGFEDHVYRMFTPRDEKLPPLAEHLATEIPTRVRPPGEHTAYSNYGYALTGHLVELASGQPYADYVRQHIFEPLGMKNSSVAQPTPDVSPATGYRWDGSAQVVPPANFGPEPPAGDGNVATPADMGRYLSANLVPGTFSRDLLDQMHGARFRNDPRLTGMGFGFSERRLNGLRLVEKTGDSPGFLSVLELIPEKNTGVYLVFNGGAFSGDAAAVTFKALKAFLDRLHPAASVSAPKPLAGDVSRFEGSYNSTRLDFDSFTKVRALAGAISVTADGDGVLTTSGLGEGIRRWTQTEPGLFTDEGGERIAFRESGGGVLLFSGDDPNSSYERMSWLESSSTHLLILGIALLLLLGALAWWPIRAFVRRGRERHPSGARFATVAAWSAALAVTLFVGGFALLMSDFSGAAVALTSGHSPLLSVTLLLPNVVLLLTGAAVVCTALAWLRGWWNTSARITYTVISLALAAFLGVIASYHLVGLPYLA, from the coding sequence ATGTTCCGGATCGCGGCCCTCGCCGCCCTGCTGACGCTCACGACGGTCGTCACGGCTCCCGCCGCCCACGCGGCCACCCCGGCCTCCGCCGCGGGCGTTTTCGACGAGGTCATCCCTCGAAGCCTTGCCGAGCACCACATCCCCGGCGCCGCCGTGGTGGTCGTCGAAGGGGACAAGACCGTCTTTTCCGCGGGCTATGGAGTGTCCTCAATAGACACTCAGGCGAAGGTGGACCCGGAGCGCACCGGCTTCCTGATCAACTCGGTCGGCAAGTCGATCGCCGCCACGGCCGCGATGCAGCTGGTCGAACAGGGCAAGCTGGCGCTGGACGCCGACGTCAACACCTACCTGAAGTCGTTCCGGCTGCCTGACACCTTCCCCGGCCGTCCGGTCACGCTGTTCTCGCTGCTGACCCACACCGCGGGGTTCGAGGACCACGTGTACCGGATGTTCACCCCGCGCGACGAGAAGCTTCCGCCGCTCGCGGAACACCTGGCGACGGAGATCCCCACCCGCGTCCGGCCTCCCGGCGAGCACACCGCCTACTCGAACTACGGTTACGCCCTCACCGGACATCTCGTCGAACTCGCCTCCGGGCAGCCCTATGCGGATTACGTGCGTCAACACATCTTCGAACCGTTGGGAATGAAGAACAGCAGCGTCGCGCAGCCCACCCCGGACGTCTCGCCGGCCACCGGCTATCGCTGGGACGGCTCGGCGCAGGTCGTGCCGCCCGCGAACTTCGGCCCGGAACCGCCCGCGGGCGACGGGAATGTCGCCACCCCCGCGGACATGGGCCGCTACCTCTCCGCGAACCTCGTGCCGGGAACGTTCAGCCGCGACCTGCTCGACCAGATGCACGGCGCGCGGTTCCGCAACGATCCTCGTCTGACGGGGATGGGGTTCGGCTTCTCGGAACGGCGGTTGAACGGGCTGCGCCTGGTGGAGAAGACCGGTGACTCGCCGGGGTTCCTGAGCGTGCTGGAACTGATCCCGGAGAAGAACACCGGCGTGTACCTGGTGTTCAACGGCGGCGCGTTCTCCGGCGACGCCGCCGCGGTCACTTTCAAGGCCTTGAAGGCGTTCCTCGACCGGTTGCATCCCGCCGCATCCGTCTCCGCGCCGAAACCGCTCGCCGGGGACGTCTCACGGTTCGAAGGCAGCTACAACAGCACCCGGCTGGACTTCGACAGCTTCACGAAGGTCCGTGCGCTCGCGGGCGCCATCTCGGTGACCGCGGACGGTGACGGCGTGCTGACGACGTCCGGCCTCGGCGAAGGCATCCGGCGCTGGACACAGACCGAGCCCGGGTTGTTCACCGACGAGGGTGGCGAGCGGATCGCGTTCCGGGAGTCCGGCGGAGGGGTCCTGCTCTTCTCCGGCGACGACCCGAACTCCTCCTACGAACGCATGTCGTGGCTCGAATCGTCGTCCACACACCTGCTGATCCTCGGTATCGCGCTGCTGCTCCTGCTGGGCGCGCTGGCGTGGTGGCCGATCCGCGCGTTCGTCCGGCGCGGCCGGGAACGGCATCCGTCGGGCGCCCGGTTCGCGACCGTGGCCGCGTGGTCCGCGGCGCTCGCCGTCACCCTGTTCGTGGGCGGGTTCGCCCTGCTCATGAGTGACTTCAGCGGCGCCGCCGTCGCGCTGACGTCCGGACACTCCCCGTTGCTGAGCGTCACCTTGCTCCTGCCGAACGTCGTGTTGCTCCTCACCGGTGCCGCGGTCGTCTGCACGGCGCTCGCCTGGCTGCGCGGCTGGTGGAACACGTCCGCCCGCATCACCTACACGGTGATTTCCCTGGCACTGGCGGCCTTCCTCGGCGTGATCGCGTCCTATCACCTGGTGGGATTGCCCTATCTGGCTTGA
- a CDS encoding superoxide dismutase: MARYELPELDYDYAALAPHISGEINELHHSKHHATYVKGANDTLDKIAEARDAGNFGDIVGLQTTLAFHLAGHANHVVWWKILSPEGGDKPTGELASAIDEAFGSFDKFKAQFTAVATTIQGNGWAALSWDPIGKTLITQQLRDHHNNLVLPTTPILLVDVWEHAFYLDYKNVKPKYVEALWNIFNWAEISKRFDNAVAGGNGLLLG, from the coding sequence ATGGCCCGCTACGAGCTGCCCGAACTCGACTACGACTACGCGGCCCTCGCGCCGCACATCTCGGGCGAGATCAACGAGCTGCACCACAGCAAGCACCACGCGACCTACGTCAAGGGCGCGAACGACACGCTCGACAAGATCGCCGAGGCCCGTGACGCCGGCAACTTCGGCGACATCGTCGGCCTGCAGACCACGCTGGCGTTCCACCTCGCGGGGCACGCCAACCACGTCGTGTGGTGGAAGATCCTTTCCCCGGAAGGCGGCGACAAGCCGACCGGCGAGCTGGCCTCCGCGATCGACGAGGCGTTCGGCTCCTTCGACAAGTTCAAGGCGCAGTTCACCGCGGTCGCCACCACGATCCAGGGCAACGGCTGGGCCGCGCTCTCCTGGGACCCGATCGGCAAGACGCTGATCACCCAGCAGCTGCGCGACCACCACAACAACCTGGTCCTGCCGACCACGCCGATCCTGCTGGTCGACGTCTGGGAGCACGCGTTCTACCTGGACTACAAGAATGTGAAGCCGAAGTACGTCGAGGCCCTGTGGAACATCTTCAACTGGGCCGAGATCTCCAAGCGGTTCGACAACGCCGTCGCCGGTGGCAACGGCCTGCTGCTCGGCTGA
- a CDS encoding arylamine N-acetyltransferase family protein, which produces MDVAAYLDRLGLDRPATADVAALRVLQERHLAVVPFENLSIHLGEPIVLDTEVLFDKIVRRRRGGFCYELNGLFTALLRELGFDATLKAAKVFRPDGTLGPPFDHAAIRVELDEPWLSDVGFGSFSRFPLRLSATEAQADPDGEYLILDAPYGDIDILQDGRPQYRLEQRSRTLDEFVPTSFWQSTSPDSHFTRGPACSLPGKYGRVTLAGDKLTVTTHGVREETRLSSDQEILDAYRKEFGIELVRVPVRP; this is translated from the coding sequence ATGGACGTCGCCGCATACCTCGACCGCCTCGGACTCGACCGCCCCGCCACCGCGGACGTGGCCGCGCTGCGAGTGCTGCAGGAGCGCCATCTCGCGGTGGTGCCGTTCGAGAACCTGAGCATCCACCTCGGGGAACCGATCGTCCTGGACACCGAAGTGCTGTTCGACAAGATCGTGCGGCGGCGCAGGGGTGGCTTCTGTTACGAGCTGAACGGGCTCTTCACCGCCTTGCTGCGGGAACTGGGCTTCGACGCCACACTGAAGGCGGCGAAGGTCTTCCGCCCGGACGGCACCCTCGGGCCGCCGTTCGACCACGCGGCCATCCGCGTCGAACTCGACGAGCCGTGGCTGTCCGACGTCGGCTTCGGCAGCTTCAGCCGGTTCCCGCTGCGGCTGTCCGCCACCGAGGCGCAGGCCGACCCGGACGGCGAGTACCTGATCCTCGACGCGCCCTATGGCGATATCGACATCCTCCAGGACGGCAGGCCCCAGTACCGGCTCGAGCAGCGGTCACGGACGCTGGACGAGTTCGTCCCGACGTCGTTCTGGCAGTCGACGTCGCCGGACTCGCATTTCACGCGGGGGCCCGCCTGCTCGCTGCCGGGCAAGTACGGCCGGGTCACCCTGGCGGGTGACAAGCTGACCGTCACGACTCACGGCGTCCGCGAGGAGACCCGGCTTTCGAGTGATCAGGAGATTTTGGACGCCTACCGGAAGGAGTTCGGGATCGAACTCGTCCGGGTGCCGGTACGGCCTTGA
- a CDS encoding SDR family NAD(P)-dependent oxidoreductase, whose product MSLLSGKAVVITGSGQGLGRAFAHHAAAQGAAVVVNDIEAGLADEVAREIRALGGRAVSNGDSVADAERAAGLIEKCVTEFGTIDGLVNNAGVNYRAEPWADDPARMREVVEVNVLGPLFCGTAAATVMRARGGGAIVNVGSGSMIGQRRAAAYSASKGAVASMTASWAADLADHGIRVNAVAPVAWTRMARRDPSVVQTPEHTPERVAPLVTYLLSDLSAEVTGQILRFRGDILCVLRQTAIKDPVLERDAWSVEDIADAVGGDLREALEPPPSARWR is encoded by the coding sequence ATGAGTCTTCTGAGCGGCAAGGCCGTGGTGATCACCGGCTCCGGACAGGGCCTGGGCAGGGCCTTCGCGCACCACGCGGCCGCACAGGGCGCCGCGGTCGTGGTGAACGACATCGAAGCCGGGCTCGCGGACGAAGTCGCGCGTGAGATCCGCGCACTGGGCGGGCGTGCGGTGTCCAATGGCGACTCGGTCGCCGACGCGGAACGGGCCGCCGGACTGATCGAGAAGTGCGTCACCGAGTTCGGCACGATCGACGGCCTGGTCAACAACGCCGGCGTCAACTACCGCGCCGAGCCGTGGGCGGACGACCCTGCCCGGATGCGCGAAGTGGTCGAGGTCAACGTGCTGGGCCCGCTGTTCTGCGGGACTGCGGCGGCGACCGTGATGCGCGCGCGGGGCGGCGGCGCGATCGTGAACGTCGGCTCAGGCTCGATGATCGGCCAGCGGCGCGCGGCCGCGTACTCGGCCTCGAAAGGCGCCGTCGCCTCCATGACCGCTTCCTGGGCGGCCGACCTGGCGGACCACGGCATCCGCGTCAACGCCGTCGCTCCGGTGGCCTGGACGCGGATGGCGCGGCGGGATCCGAGCGTCGTCCAGACCCCGGAGCACACCCCCGAGCGAGTGGCGCCGCTGGTGACCTACCTGCTCAGCGACCTTTCGGCGGAGGTGACCGGGCAGATCCTCCGGTTCCGCGGCGACATCCTGTGCGTCCTCCGCCAGACCGCGATCAAGGACCCGGTTCTCGAGCGGGACGCTTGGAGCGTCGAAGACATCGCGGACGCGGTGGGCGGGGACCTGCGGGAGGCGCTGGAGCCGCCTCCCTCGGCCCGGTGGCGGTGA
- a CDS encoding MFS transporter: MFSSLRVRNYRLFFTGQVISNIGTWMQRIAQDWLVFTLSGNDPIALGIAVALQFAPTLFLSLWAGVLADRVDKRRLLIGIQIAVLAQAVVLGALDLSGVAALWHVYLLCLTLGCTASLEVPARQSFVAEMVGRDKVTNAVALNSSIFNMARIVGPAIAGFAITWVGTGWLFMANAVSTGAVIAALVMMNPDKLFRGPAIPREKGQLVEGLRYVRRRSDLMTVMVLVFFVSTFGITYFTSLPIVAANVFHTNADGYGLLSTLAAVGTFTGALMSARRNTRGGPRVRLLLISAFLLGAFEVVTAFMPTYLTFGLALIPLGYATITFLNTANALVQTAVSPEMRGRVMGLYVLVLIGGNPIGGPMTGWMADAFGGRSPFYIGGAISALAAVVCAVVLIRRGGVSLPVRRFGNGLRVLKRERV, translated from the coding sequence ATGTTCTCGTCGCTGCGGGTCCGCAACTACCGGCTCTTCTTCACCGGCCAGGTCATCTCGAACATCGGCACCTGGATGCAGCGCATCGCGCAGGACTGGCTGGTGTTCACCCTCAGCGGCAACGATCCGATCGCGCTCGGCATCGCGGTCGCGCTGCAGTTCGCGCCGACACTGTTCCTCTCGCTGTGGGCGGGGGTGCTGGCGGACCGCGTCGACAAGCGGCGGCTCCTGATCGGCATCCAGATCGCCGTGCTGGCGCAGGCGGTCGTCCTCGGTGCCCTCGACCTGAGCGGGGTCGCGGCGCTCTGGCACGTGTATCTCCTCTGTCTCACCCTGGGCTGTACGGCGTCGCTGGAAGTGCCCGCGCGGCAGTCGTTCGTCGCCGAGATGGTCGGCAGGGACAAGGTCACCAACGCCGTCGCGCTCAACTCCTCGATCTTCAACATGGCCAGGATCGTCGGCCCGGCCATCGCGGGCTTCGCGATCACCTGGGTCGGCACGGGCTGGCTGTTCATGGCGAACGCGGTGAGCACGGGCGCCGTCATCGCCGCGCTGGTGATGATGAACCCGGACAAGCTCTTCCGCGGCCCGGCCATCCCGCGTGAGAAGGGGCAACTGGTCGAAGGACTGCGCTACGTCCGGCGGCGCAGTGACCTGATGACCGTGATGGTGCTGGTGTTCTTCGTGAGCACGTTCGGCATCACGTACTTCACCTCGCTGCCGATCGTCGCCGCGAACGTCTTCCACACCAACGCCGACGGCTACGGGCTCCTGTCGACGCTGGCGGCCGTCGGCACCTTCACCGGCGCGCTGATGTCGGCCCGCCGCAACACCCGCGGCGGTCCGCGTGTGCGGCTGCTGCTGATCTCGGCGTTCCTGCTCGGTGCTTTCGAGGTGGTCACCGCGTTCATGCCGACGTACCTGACCTTCGGACTCGCGCTGATCCCGCTCGGCTACGCCACGATCACCTTCCTCAACACGGCGAACGCGTTGGTGCAGACCGCCGTCAGCCCGGAGATGCGCGGCCGCGTGATGGGCCTGTACGTCCTGGTGCTGATCGGCGGGAACCCCATCGGCGGCCCGATGACCGGTTGGATGGCCGACGCCTTCGGCGGTCGCTCGCCGTTCTACATCGGTGGTGCGATCTCCGCGCTCGCCGCGGTAGTGTGCGCCGTCGTGCTGATCCGGCGCGGTGGGGTGAGTTTGCCGGTGCGGCGGTTCGGGAACGGGCTGCGCGTGCTGAAGAGGGAGCGGGTGTGA
- a CDS encoding MarR family winged helix-turn-helix transcriptional regulator, with product MSGDTHERSLASRLRLAVVRLNRRLRAQRASDGISLTQVSALSTLHKCGALTPGQLAAKEGVQPPSMTRVIAALEEMGYVERRPHPTDGRQAIVELSDRGRAYVVEQITAREIWLDKQLAELSAEEREVLSRAAEIIDRMAGN from the coding sequence ATGTCCGGAGACACGCACGAGCGCTCACTGGCGAGCCGCCTGCGTCTCGCGGTGGTGCGGCTCAATCGCCGGCTACGGGCACAGCGCGCCAGTGACGGCATCTCGCTGACACAGGTGTCCGCGCTGTCCACGCTGCACAAATGCGGTGCGCTGACCCCTGGCCAGCTCGCCGCGAAGGAAGGCGTCCAGCCGCCCTCGATGACGAGGGTGATCGCCGCGCTCGAGGAGATGGGTTACGTCGAGCGAAGGCCGCATCCGACCGACGGCCGCCAGGCCATCGTCGAGTTGTCGGACCGCGGCCGGGCCTACGTGGTCGAGCAGATCACCGCGCGGGAGATCTGGCTGGACAAGCAATTGGCGGAGTTGAGCGCGGAGGAACGCGAAGTGCTCTCTCGCGCCGCCGAGATCATCGACAGGATGGCGGGGAACTAA
- a CDS encoding NCS2 family permease, whose product MAEQRTRSTLDRYFKISERGSTPGREVRGGIVTFFTMAYIVVLNPLIIGSFAADDAGAHKDVLGNILPVPQVAAVTALVAGVLTIIMGLVANYPFAIATGLGINSLIAVTFASQMTWPEAMGLVVIEGLVIVLLVFAGIRTAVFNAVPPPLKSAIAVGIGLFICLIGLVDAGFVRRVPDDAKTTVPVGLGINGSIASWPTVVFVVGLLLTGILVAKRVKGAILIGVLGSTVLAIVIEAITKVGPSKGVNPQGWNLGYPALPDQVLGLPDLSLVGDISFGAWTRLPIITVVLLVFTLVLADFFDTMGSMTGLAKEADLMPADGKLPNVGKALFVDGTAAVAGGFASSSSNTVFVESASGIAEGARTGLANIVTGVLFIAAMFLTPLYQVVPVEAAAPALVVVGALMMSQVKEIDFSDFTVALPAFLTIVVMPFTYSIANGIGAGFVSYVVLRAVSGRAKGIHPLMWGIAVMFLAYFAVGPIQAAFN is encoded by the coding sequence ATGGCGGAGCAGCGCACCCGGTCCACACTGGACCGGTATTTCAAGATCAGCGAGCGCGGCTCGACACCGGGGCGTGAGGTCCGCGGCGGGATCGTCACCTTCTTCACGATGGCGTACATCGTCGTCCTCAACCCGCTGATCATCGGCAGTTTCGCCGCCGACGACGCGGGCGCGCACAAGGACGTCCTCGGCAACATCCTCCCCGTGCCGCAGGTCGCGGCGGTGACCGCGCTGGTCGCCGGTGTGCTGACGATCATCATGGGGCTGGTCGCGAACTACCCGTTCGCCATCGCCACCGGTCTCGGCATCAACAGCCTGATCGCGGTCACCTTCGCCTCCCAGATGACCTGGCCCGAAGCGATGGGCCTGGTGGTGATCGAGGGTCTGGTCATCGTCCTGCTGGTCTTCGCCGGTATCCGGACAGCGGTGTTCAACGCCGTGCCGCCGCCGCTGAAATCGGCGATCGCGGTCGGCATCGGCCTGTTCATCTGCCTGATCGGCCTGGTCGACGCGGGATTCGTCCGTCGCGTCCCGGATGACGCGAAGACCACCGTGCCGGTCGGCCTCGGCATCAACGGCTCGATCGCTTCGTGGCCGACGGTGGTGTTCGTGGTCGGCTTGCTGCTCACCGGCATCCTGGTGGCGAAGCGGGTCAAGGGCGCCATCCTGATCGGTGTCCTCGGCTCGACCGTGCTGGCGATCGTCATCGAGGCGATCACGAAGGTCGGCCCGTCGAAGGGCGTCAACCCGCAGGGCTGGAACCTCGGCTACCCGGCGCTGCCCGATCAGGTCCTGGGTCTGCCGGATCTCTCGCTGGTCGGCGACATCTCGTTCGGTGCCTGGACACGGCTGCCGATCATCACCGTCGTGCTGCTGGTGTTCACGCTGGTGCTGGCCGACTTCTTCGACACCATGGGCTCGATGACCGGACTCGCCAAGGAGGCCGACCTCATGCCGGCGGACGGCAAGCTCCCGAACGTCGGCAAGGCCCTGTTCGTCGACGGCACCGCCGCGGTGGCGGGTGGCTTCGCGTCGTCGAGTTCGAACACCGTCTTCGTCGAGTCCGCGTCCGGGATCGCCGAGGGCGCCAGGACCGGGCTCGCGAACATCGTCACCGGCGTGCTCTTCATCGCGGCGATGTTCCTGACCCCGCTCTACCAGGTCGTCCCGGTCGAGGCCGCGGCTCCGGCGCTGGTCGTCGTCGGCGCGCTGATGATGAGCCAGGTCAAGGAGATCGACTTCTCCGACTTCACCGTCGCCCTCCCCGCGTTCCTGACCATCGTGGTCATGCCGTTCACCTACTCGATCGCGAACGGCATCGGCGCGGGCTTCGTCAGCTACGTCGTGCTCCGCGCGGTCTCCGGCAGGGCGAAGGGCATCCACCCGCTGATGTGGGGTATCGCGGTGATGTTCCTGGCCTACTTCGCCGTCGGGCCGATCCAGGCCGCGTTCAACTGA
- a CDS encoding DUF2530 domain-containing protein, which produces MRPTPELPKRLTDLTPVVIVGTSLWAVATVVLFFVTDGIWVQTAFSGLVLGFIGLAIIAWQRAAARRGSKSAQRL; this is translated from the coding sequence TTGCGGCCAACGCCGGAGCTGCCGAAGAGGCTGACCGACCTGACGCCGGTCGTGATCGTAGGTACCTCGCTGTGGGCCGTCGCGACCGTGGTCCTGTTCTTTGTGACCGACGGCATCTGGGTGCAGACGGCCTTCTCCGGCCTCGTGCTCGGCTTCATCGGCCTCGCGATCATCGCCTGGCAGCGCGCGGCCGCCCGGCGCGGCTCGAAGAGCGCCCAACGCCTTTAG